GAGACGTGATTTTCCACAGGGTCTAGACGATGTATACCATCTTGGATACTTGGACCAAATTTCTAGTTTTATCTCGTATCATCACTTGTTCCACGTTGAAAAAGGATGTATATGTACATGTGTGGGAGAAACTTATAAAGACATAGCATGGATATGCACATGTGACATGTCTGAATTATTGAGACAGAATAGACCATGCATAAACATGCTAGACGTCGTCGACGGTTATTCCAGCTGTGTATCCTTCAATGGACATGCTCATACTCTCAGCTACACCAATGTTATTGTTTTCTGCAGAGCCGCTTTACATGCATGGAGTGCAGAATCCAGTGCCATGACCCATTGTTAGAGAAAAGTGTGAGAAAAAGAGAATGTCATGTTGTGAATTGGAGTCACGTCTTTGATGTCACCACGAATTAAACTTAAAAGCAATAAAGGGCCTAAAGTGAGGCTACCACCTTGTGGCTTACTTGTCCCATGAGACAAGAACTCCACCCTCTCTGCTAGCCTAGCTCAGTTAGCACATTCACATCGTGCTTGATGGGACCTAGGTCAAAAGTGAGCAAACTTTGTGCATTAGTTATATGTTATATGCGTAAAATGGGTCCAGATTTAGGGAATAAGCGACACGGCAGCCTCAAGATTTTATTCACCAGTACTAGACAAGAGAGCAAATGGGTCTATACACCCACTAGCCCTAAAGGATGGAGAAGGAGCCTCACAACTTCTTGCCAGAGCCACCCAAATCACTTATTATGCCCTAAAGCAGATTCCAGAACCTCTGGAGAAATAGGGTGACGCTTTAGTTCGGTCTCTTGCTAGTGATTATGAGGATGTCTTGATCAACATCTCTCTATAAATAGGCCTCATCACTTCCATCATCTCTCACAGTATAAACCACATTTGAGCTCTCACATCCTCACCTAGCACACGACAAGAACTAGTATTCTGTTCTCCCAAATCGATCACTCCATGTTCAATATGTCTAGGGACCCGTTGGTCGTCGGCCATGTTGTTGGGGATATCGTGGATCCCTTCATCACAACAGCATCAATGAGGGTCTTCTACAATAATAAGGAGATGACAAATGGATCTGAGCTTAAACCATCTCAAGTGATGAATGAGCCAAGGGTCCATATCAGTGGGCGTGACATGAGGACTCTCTACACACTTGTAAGTGCGTTATTATCATGTTGCTTGTGATGGTAATTTGTAGATTGTTGGTTTCTCTTTTTATTTGACTTGAATTTGGAGTGGTCCAAATGGTTAAACTTTCATATCTTGGCTAGTCTATAATATTAGTTGACCTAGTTCAGCATATCTCGTAAAGTATACATCCTTGATAATAATTGATTGAAAGCAAAGAATAAGTGTTTTTGTGGAGTCTCAAGCCTTTAGGTGTGCCTTTAAGGCTTTAAGCTGATAAGACTAACTGACCTATCATAGTTTCGGTAGAAGTGCAATTTTGGGTCATCTCATTATTATTAAGCTCAGTTTCCCATTAAAAAGCGATAACAATGTGTTCATGCAATAATTTCTATACATATTATACATATACACAGGTAACAATGCAAATATAATGCATCGATGCATCAAATGAGAATATGTCAGCTGGAGACCTGATCCTCAGTATCTATATTGGCTAAAGATTACTTAATTATGTGTACATCTATATGTTTACATTTTGCTAGGTCATGGTGGACCCTGATGCACCAAGCCCTAGTAACCCTACTAAAAGAGAGAACCTTCACTGGTAAGCTCTTTGTAGCTTTTGTCCATGCAGCCCAGTGGTAATCCACTGGCCATTTCCCTGTTCACTTTATATGCATGCCAGGCGTGGCATGCTGCTCCTGTTGTTTGATTACAGGAGTATAATATTATCATCTTGATGTCGTACTGATTGGTAGTTCTTAATGTCTGGTTTAGGTTGGTGACAGACATTCCAGAGACAACTGATACCAGTTTTGGTAAGTGATTTGACTCTCACTGGTTGCATTGCCTGAATGTAACCTGCCATTAATGCTCCTCCTTATTAATATATTCATTTTCGGCGCCGGCAAATAAAAAGTGCCTTTCAGGTTTTCTTTGTCAGCCAAGTTAAATATAATCATTAATTATTGTGGCATGAAAAAGGGAATATAACTCTAGATTGGACTTTAAACTTGAGAGAAAAGCATTGTACCAACTCCATTTACTCTGATGTTGAAGTAAAAGCTTGGAAAACATTTTTCAGATGTTCATTTGATTTGTAGTTCGCAAACAGTTCAATAAATAATCATCAGCATATATCTGCACAAGAActtttaaatta
This genomic window from Setaria viridis chromosome 8, Setaria_viridis_v4.0, whole genome shotgun sequence contains:
- the LOC117833652 gene encoding protein FLOWERINGUS T isoform X1, which translates into the protein MFNMSRDPLVVGHVVGDIVDPFITTASMRVFYNNKEMTNGSELKPSQVMNEPRVHISGRDMRTLYTLVMVDPDAPSPSNPTKRENLHWLVTDIPETTDTSFAGNEIVPYESPRPTAGIHRFVFILFRQSVRQTTYAPGWRSNFNTRDFAAIYNLGAPVAAVYFNCQRENGCGGRRYIR
- the LOC117833652 gene encoding protein FLOWERINGUS T isoform X2 — its product is MFNMSRDPLVVGHVVGDIVDPFITTASMRVFYNNKEMTNGSELKPSQVMNEPRVHISGRDMRTLYTLVMVDPDAPSPSNPTKRENLHWLVTDIPETTDTSFGNEIVPYESPRPTAGIHRFVFILFRQSVRQTTYAPGWRSNFNTRDFAAIYNLGAPVAAVYFNCQRENGCGGRRYIR